One Bombus pyrosoma isolate SC7728 linkage group LG7, ASM1482585v1, whole genome shotgun sequence genomic window carries:
- the LOC122568948 gene encoding alpha-1,3-mannosyl-glycoprotein 4-beta-N-acetylglucosaminyltransferase B isoform X1 — translation MTPHFVALTPIRRRCLIILSIVLIPCAILNLLSPSELHEETVLQNSIAELQAKLEHLHAKYITSQEEINLLSHQLLQLIENNHILPDLQFLLNNATSNVTNIKLPSIYNFLPHFLNDPNSLRPAFVQSKGRTGVSMVLGVPTVKREVQSYLMATLKNLLDRMNSVETADTLIIVLIAETDLEYVTYVAKQIEVQFPTEFEAGVIDVISPSASYYPDLSKLHDTLGDDHQRVVWRSKQNLDFAFLMSYAQTKGTFYVQLEDDILAKKNFITTMKSFALQKIATKENWFVLDFCQLGFIGKLFKCAELPWLIQFFLMFHNDKPVDWLLDHLVSTKVCSLDKDSKHCKMAKAELWVHYKPSLFQHIGTHSSLKGKVQKLKDKQFGKITLYYAHENPEAIVETQIKPYKQYTLQKAYKGESFFWGLLPQPGDHLKFKFSHPIFIKRYLFRSGNPEHPSDRFYNTTVEVFTKISASMNRNSNDITEDGYVIIGKFDALGIAQGTVDPKLGKILILRLTVHSESENWAILSEVFLVSEQGSFCDLNLSHNTINANRNVIYLTSR, via the exons ATGACGCCTCATTTTGTAGCTCTGACACCCATAAGAAGACGATGTTTGATCATACTCTCAATAGTATTAATACCATGCGCCATTCTAAACCTTTTATCACCATCAGAGTTGCATGAAGAAACAGTTTTGCAAAATAGTATCGCAGAATTACAAGCTAAATTGGAACATTTACATgctaaatatattacaagtcaagaagaaataaatttattgtcaCATCAGTTATTGCAATTAATAGAGAACAATCACATTTTGCCAgatcttcaatttttacttAACAATGCTACATCAAATGTGACCAACATAAAATTGCcatctatatataattttcttcctcaTTTTCTGAACGATCCTAATAGTCTACGTCCAGCATTTGTACAGAGTAAAGGTCGCACTGGAGTTAGCATGGTACTTGGTGTACCAACAGTTAAAAGAGAAGTACAAAGTTATTTAATGGCAacacttaaaaatttattagatcGCATGAATTCTGTGGAGACAGCAGATACTTTAATTATCGTGTTAATTGCAGAA acAGATTTGGAATATGTAACATATGTTGCAAAACAAATTGAAGTTCA GTTCCCAACTGAATTTGAAGCTGGTGTAATTGATGTAATATCTCCATCTGCATCTTATTATCCAGATTTATCCAAATTGCACGATACTTTAGGCGATGACCACCAAAGAGTTGTTTGGAGGTCAAAGCAGAATTTAGATTTTGCATTTCTTATGTCATACGCTCAGACAAAAGGAACATTTTATGTACAACTAGAAGATGATATTTTAgctaaaaagaattttataacaacAATGAAATCTTTTGCACTACAAAAGATAGCAACTAAAGAAAATTGGTTTGTTTTGGACTTTTGTCAATTAGGATTTATTG gAAAGTTATTTAAATGCGCGGAACTACCATGgttgatacaattttttttaatgtttcataaCGATAAACCAGTTGACTGGTTATTAGATCATTTGGTATCAACTAAAGTTTGTAGTCTTGACAAAGATAGT aaacattGTAAAATGGCTAAAGCAGAATTATGGGTTCACTACAAACCTTCGCTTTTTCAACATATAGGAACACATTCCTCGCTGAAAGGAAAAGTACAGAAATTGAAG GATAaacaatttggaaaaataacattatattatgcGCACGAAAATCCAGAAGCGATAGTAGAAACACAAATTAAACCTTACAAACAATATACATTACAAAAGGCCTATAAAGGTGAATCATTCTTTTGGGGTCTTTTGCCGCAACCTGGAGaccatttaaaattcaaattttcccatcctatttttataaaaag GTACTTATTTAGAAGTGGAAATCCTGAGCATCCATCTGATAGATTTTATAACACTACAGTAGAGGTCTTTACAAAGATATCTGCATCCATGAACAGAAACAGTAACGACATTACCGAGGATGGTTATGTTATTATAG GAAAGTTTGACGCACTTGGGATTGCCCAAGGAACAGTAGATCCGAAATTAGGGAAAATATTGATACTTCGTTTGACAGTACACAGCGAAAGTGAAAATTGGGCTATCTTGTCTGAG gTATTTCTAGTAAGTGAGCAAGGAAGTTTCTGTGACTTGAATCTCTCGCACAATACTATTAATGCGAATAGGAACGTCATATACTTAACatcgcgataa
- the LOC122568948 gene encoding alpha-1,3-mannosyl-glycoprotein 4-beta-N-acetylglucosaminyltransferase B isoform X2 → MTPHFVALTPIRRRCLIILSIVLIPCAILNLLSPSELHEETVLQNSIAELQAKLEHLHAKYITSQEEINLLSHQLLQLIENNHILPDLQFLLNNATSNVTNIKLPSIYNFLPHFLNDPNSLRPAFVQSKGRTGVSMVLGVPTVKREVQSYLMATLKNLLDRMNSVETADTLIIVLIAETDLEYVTYVAKQIEVQFPTEFEAGVIDVISPSASYYPDLSKLHDTLGDDHQRVVWRSKQNLDFAFLMSYAQTKGTFYVQLEDDILAKKNFITTMKSFALQKIATKENWFVLDFCQLGFIGKLFKCAELPWLIQFFLMFHNDKPVDWLLDHLVSTKVCSLDKDSKHCKMAKAELWVHYKPSLFQHIGTHSSLKGKVQKLKDKQFGKITLYYAHENPEAIVETQIKPYKQYTLQKAYKGESFFWGLLPQPGDHLKFKFSHPIFIKRYLFRSGNPEHPSDRFYNTTVEVFTKISASMNRNSNDITEDGYVIIGKFDALGIAQGTVDPKLGKILILRLTVHSESENWAILSEIHIVEDHPS, encoded by the exons ATGACGCCTCATTTTGTAGCTCTGACACCCATAAGAAGACGATGTTTGATCATACTCTCAATAGTATTAATACCATGCGCCATTCTAAACCTTTTATCACCATCAGAGTTGCATGAAGAAACAGTTTTGCAAAATAGTATCGCAGAATTACAAGCTAAATTGGAACATTTACATgctaaatatattacaagtcaagaagaaataaatttattgtcaCATCAGTTATTGCAATTAATAGAGAACAATCACATTTTGCCAgatcttcaatttttacttAACAATGCTACATCAAATGTGACCAACATAAAATTGCcatctatatataattttcttcctcaTTTTCTGAACGATCCTAATAGTCTACGTCCAGCATTTGTACAGAGTAAAGGTCGCACTGGAGTTAGCATGGTACTTGGTGTACCAACAGTTAAAAGAGAAGTACAAAGTTATTTAATGGCAacacttaaaaatttattagatcGCATGAATTCTGTGGAGACAGCAGATACTTTAATTATCGTGTTAATTGCAGAA acAGATTTGGAATATGTAACATATGTTGCAAAACAAATTGAAGTTCA GTTCCCAACTGAATTTGAAGCTGGTGTAATTGATGTAATATCTCCATCTGCATCTTATTATCCAGATTTATCCAAATTGCACGATACTTTAGGCGATGACCACCAAAGAGTTGTTTGGAGGTCAAAGCAGAATTTAGATTTTGCATTTCTTATGTCATACGCTCAGACAAAAGGAACATTTTATGTACAACTAGAAGATGATATTTTAgctaaaaagaattttataacaacAATGAAATCTTTTGCACTACAAAAGATAGCAACTAAAGAAAATTGGTTTGTTTTGGACTTTTGTCAATTAGGATTTATTG gAAAGTTATTTAAATGCGCGGAACTACCATGgttgatacaattttttttaatgtttcataaCGATAAACCAGTTGACTGGTTATTAGATCATTTGGTATCAACTAAAGTTTGTAGTCTTGACAAAGATAGT aaacattGTAAAATGGCTAAAGCAGAATTATGGGTTCACTACAAACCTTCGCTTTTTCAACATATAGGAACACATTCCTCGCTGAAAGGAAAAGTACAGAAATTGAAG GATAaacaatttggaaaaataacattatattatgcGCACGAAAATCCAGAAGCGATAGTAGAAACACAAATTAAACCTTACAAACAATATACATTACAAAAGGCCTATAAAGGTGAATCATTCTTTTGGGGTCTTTTGCCGCAACCTGGAGaccatttaaaattcaaattttcccatcctatttttataaaaag GTACTTATTTAGAAGTGGAAATCCTGAGCATCCATCTGATAGATTTTATAACACTACAGTAGAGGTCTTTACAAAGATATCTGCATCCATGAACAGAAACAGTAACGACATTACCGAGGATGGTTATGTTATTATAG GAAAGTTTGACGCACTTGGGATTGCCCAAGGAACAGTAGATCCGAAATTAGGGAAAATATTGATACTTCGTTTGACAGTACACAGCGAAAGTGAAAATTGGGCTATCTTGTCTGAG ATTCATATAGTCGAAGATCATCCTAGTTGA
- the LOC122569621 gene encoding probable cytochrome P450 303a1 — translation MFSTVVLCIVLLLLLLYLGSRKPKGYPPGPKWWPILGCAVELTRLRKKTGYMFKTCFTLCKKYGPVVGLKIGVNHIVILNDHESIRTMFANEDCDGRPLGLLYDVRTSGCRRGLILVDGNLWIEQRRFVLKHLRDLGFGRQDMAVIIQEECRSLIEHIKKLISDERNNRINESRIYCNNNEYDNGQIYELIKKDKANESELMEKHRTSEKQLKDSDLYANAYGHGEIKMAQSHPGTIIPMNDVFGITVLNSLWRIIAGKRFNIGDEELTYFQRILTQALTEIDMLGAPFGHFPLLRFIAPEMSGYKSFAEIHQQLWDYFKDELDNHKNDFRPDSPRDLMDVYLTVLNSKNYNNTFSESQLLAICMDLFTAGSETTSKGLCFCFLYLVLFPEVQKKAHEEIDRVIGRNRLPTLEDRTRMTYMNAVVLESLRFFAGRTLNLPHRAQRDTTIMGHTIPKDTMLLVNFNGVLMDESWGDPENFRPERFIDESGNIITPPTYLPFGFGRRRCMGENLARSNTFIIATTLLQAFTFSTVPGEEPSTEDFVDGVTASPKPFRVMVSLRT, via the exons ATGTTTTCCACGGTGGTGTTATGTATAGTACTACTCTTACTGCTACTATATCTAGGATCGCGGAAACCAAAAGGATACCCTCCAG GTCCAAAATGGTGGCCAATTTTGGGTTGCGCCGTCGAACTGACTCGCCTTCGCAAGAAAACTGGTTACATGTTCAAGACCTGTTTCACTTTATGTAAGAAATATGGACCAGTGGTCGGTCTGAAAATCGGCGTGAACCATATCGTGATACTAAATGATCATGAGAGCATTCGAACGATGTTCGCTAATGAAGATTGCGATGGAAGACCGCTTGGTCTACTTTACGATGTGCGAACATCCGGTTGTAGGAGAG GATTAATTCTCGTGGATGGAAATTTGTGGATCGAGCAAAGAAGATTCGTGTTGAAACATCTCCGTGACCTCGGCTTCGGTCGGCAAGACATGGCTGTAATAATACAAGAAGAGTGCCGATCGCTCATTGAACACATCAAAAAGTTGATCAGCGACGAACGTAATAATCGAATTAACGAATCTAGaatatattgcaataataACGAGTATGACAATGGACAgatatatgaattaattaaaaaagataaggCAAACGAGTCAGAATTAATGGAGAAGCATAGAACGAGTGAAAAGCAACTAAAAGACTCGGATCTGTACGCAAATGCTTACGGACACGGGGAAATCAAGATGGCTCAGTCCCATCCTGGAACGATAATTCCAATGAACGACGTGTTTGGAATTACAGTACTCAATAGTTTGTGGAGAATAATAGCTGGCAAAAG GTTTAATATTGGTGACGAGGAGCTAACTTATTTCCAACGGATTCTGACACAGGCTTTAACGGAAATCGATATGTTAGGAGCACCGTTTGGTCATTTTCCGCTATTGAGATTTATCGCGCCAGAAATGTCCGGTTACAAATCGTTCGCGGAGATTCATCAACAACTTTGGGACTACTTCAAG gATGAACTGGATAATCATAAGAACGACTTTAGACCAGACTCGCCGCGAGATTTAATGGACGTATATCTAACTGTTTTGAActctaaaaattataacaacaCGTTTTCAG AATCTCAATTGCTTGCCATTTGTATGGATTTATTTACAGCAGGTTCAGAAACTACGTCCAAAGGTCTttgcttttgttttttatatttagtgTTATTCCCGGAAGTACAGAAAAAGGCACACGAAGAAATAGATAGAGTAATTGGACGTAACAGACTTCCAACTCTAGAAGATCGAACGAG AATGACATATATGAACGCTGTCGTCTTGGAATCATTGAGATTCTTCGCAGGACGAACGTTAAATCTCCCACATAGAGCACAAAGAGATACTACAATAATGGGTCATACGATACCAAAA GATACGATGCTTTTGGTAAATTTCAATGGAGTATTAATGGATGAATCATGGGGTGATCCCGAAAACTTCCGACCAGAAAGATTTATAGACGAAAGTGGTAATATTATTACGCCGCCCACGTACTTGCCATTTGGCTTcg gCAGACGTCGTTGTATGGGGGAAAATTTAGCTAGAAgcaatacatttattatagctACTACTCTGTTACAAGCATTCACATTTTCCACAGTACCTGGAGAAGAACCATCGACAGAAGATTTTGTCGATGGAGTCACCGCTAGCCCTAAACCATTCAGGGTAATGGTTTCTTTAAGGACGTAA